The Megalobrama amblycephala isolate DHTTF-2021 linkage group LG10, ASM1881202v1, whole genome shotgun sequence DNA segment ttgggtgaactatccctttaagtttttgTGGTAAGTAAAAATACGACCAAATAAAACATCTCATTACTTCTTCAACCatagcatattttttttcacgATTTTTTCAAAtcgaatttatttttatttaattttttattgaacaatatCAATTTACAAAATCAAGTGAATAGACGGAATTTAATTTAAACTACTTAGTAAAAGTggtcaaataaaatatggttgTTTATTCTGTGGGGCTTAAAAATATTGGTAACCAAGCATGTACATTAAAGTGcccaaaacacatttaaagattaaaaaaacatattttggtcAAGGTGTGTGAGTTTATATAATGCATACATCCATACGTGTAATAATAGTCTACAATACAGGAAAAatgtaacacaaaaaaaatcttggaaATTGTAATGTTCATAGCTACGTTTATCGAAATGATTTACAACTCttactatttattaatttacttttttttaaatataattttagtcTATTTTCATCATTCCAATGGAAAATGTCTTTTCCCCCAAAGCTTGGCAAGTTACAGCAACAGTAAGATAAATTCGATTCAAGTCTGTGCTGAATGTGGGCAGTGTTTGGAGAAAAGCTGCGGTTGAACCCACGCATTCACAGCAGCACCAAAGCTTAATTATTGAGGGTGACCCCCGATTGCTCAAACCAAATAGAGTTGTAGCAAGAAGCTCTTGGCTATTCAATTATAATTGGTGTATTCGGTCATAACAAGCATATGCGTTTTAGCACAATGGGTGGACTCTAAAAGGAACCTCAAAAGCACATTAAAACTGCATTACTTCTTCCAAGAAGTGTACTCAAGATCTTTCTGGTCTTGATGCGCACACCGTTCCAAAAGCGCACACGTCTCCAAAGGTGCACGTTTTACCACACAAAAGAGTTGACATTGTTTGAGTTTTAACAAGAGGTGTACATATGGCATCCGGGttgtaattaaatgtttttaagttgttgtttttgtcttctcagtgaagtttccttttcttctttatgtGCAGCCTTTTCCGCGTCTGAACAAGAGAGAAGAATTAAATAGCTTTTCTGCCAGTTTGGGACAAATGGATGGCAAAAAGCTGGTCAGCGAGTTTTAGTCCTTGATTGCCTTCTTCAGATGCCCTTCAAACAAAGGCTGGGGATGAAAATAAAGCCCCACCTGGTACTTCTGTTGgttaaaataataagaaatagaTTTCGTTTCATAAATAACTACAACAGATTGTAAAGTGCAGCAGTTGAAGAAGCAGCCTATCAATCAAGAGAGCGAGGCCAGGTATCACCTGCTCTTCAGTAAGgcgcatttattgttaaatcaGGTTCTTTGCGATATCTGTGATTTCCACAGCAACAGGTCGCCTGTGTTTGCCCATCCTTTGCATAACAAGCAAGATATTACTCGGCACTGATAAAAATCGGGGGACAAATCTCACAGTCCCAAACCCACACCTGTCCCGCGATATCCCAATATGGATCTGGCATCAAAAGTTATTTGTAAAGCGGTAATATTTGGTTTACTTTGGATTATTTCGAGGCCTTTACAACAGCACGACAACATTCCCTATCTCCTTGCTTTATTTGTCCATTTTATTGAAAGCATATGGTTATCAGATGTCttacaaaatacatatttagTTAGACTGGCGATGAGTGCCTTTGTGGACACTTGGGCACCACGGTAAATATTTTGCGCCCTTAACAGGGCTCTTGGTCTCTCCAATAAATGAAGATTTATCAAGACTTGGGGCCAAGTGTAAACTCGTGCTATCCGACCACGTTGAAAGTCTTTTGTTTGCAACCGTGACTATATTTACCACGCGCACTTCCTAATGTTCCTAATAACGGACTCCATTTGGAGACATCCGTGCGCAcgcattttattttctttgcaaATTTTCTTGTGCATAATATTCTGTGTTTTCAATGCACTGGGAAACTGCTCCTGCACACAGACACAAGTTATTCCACATTTTCTTGGCTTAAATATTATTTTCCCAGAGTTTCGTGCACTACAGCACAATTTACGCACAGGAACATCACCACAAGGCgcatgacactaaaataatatTGTATATCAGGAATTATTTTCAGCTCTGATGATTGAAAATCGCTTGTTAAAAGGTATAAATAAGTGCCACTAAAATGTCCACGAACCACGTATGTTCATAATACCTACATGTTTACTGTGTTAACGCAGTGGCAAGATTACCAAGTCACCTGTTGCGTCTATTCCTGCTTCAGATCTCCATAACTTCTTCTATCATCCATTCCAGAAGTttattgagaaaattgcatgCATATTCAGTGCCATTATTAATTCTACCGTGTTGAATTATAGCATTCATTGTGCAAAAAAGGCTCATATATTTGCAGTAGGCTGTTGCGCGTCATGAAATCATAGATATAAATGTGATAAAAGAGTGCTAGTATAGAAAACGACAGACAATTGTAATAAAAAACTTCCCCTGTTTTAAAATCCTCTCTTAGTTTATTTCTGAAATGGGAAGGTACATTTTGGAAAGGGCCGTCTCAGTTCTGATTGGCCACTTGACTTCATTTGTTTGTTCTAGAGCGCAGACAGGATAAAGGGACATAAATGACGAATGGGCGCATCACCCTCTATTGTCCCTTTGATTTATATATTAAGGAAATGATTAAGAGACTGCATGTTGCTCACAGGACGCGCAGTGCTGTAGACCAACACACTCTCAGTCTGCAAGAGGTAAGCATCTAAATGATCATAGGTTTCTTATAGATTGTTAATCGAGAGAGCGCTTGTACTGAGGATGTCCAGTTGTGTTTATGTTTACAGAATGACTCCAAGACCCACGTGCGCTTCGGGGAGAaggaatgggacctttaaatctAACTGGAGTTCGGCATTAGATCTCAAGTGTGGATCCACAGACATTACCAAAGGTCAACAAATCAAATACAGCAGGGAATATGAGCTTGGCAACGTAGACTCGGCGACTAAAGAGTGCTCGTCTACCTTCAGCGAAGAGAACGCAAGAAATAAAAgaatgaagaaagaaatgcCAGTTAAATCAGCAAGGAGACAGCGTGGGAATCGCAGAGTTAAGGCAAACGATAGAGAAAGGCACCGCATGCACAAGCTGAACTCCGCTCTGGATAATCTGAGAAGCGTGCTTCCAACTTTTCCCGATGACGCGAAACTGACTAAAATTGAAACTCTGAGATTCGCGCACAATTACATTTGGGCATTGTCAGAAACATTGAGAATTGCAGACCATGTTCGGCAAATTTCAAATCACGCTCGGGACCAGGAGAACCTCACGGTGCCGAGCGCTTGCTTGGATGCGCGTTATAGCGCATCAAGCACATGCGCGTCCAAGTGGCACTCCACAAACTCATCATCAAATTATCAAGAAACCCAAGGCTACTACACTGATTTGTTGCTAGAGGAATTTAATTGCAATTTTCAGGACAATCTAACATTTTGATTTGCTGGGGAAAATCGAATCTGCGAGTAGCACAACAAATTTGGCAAAAGTTGACCCTTGCTATTAGGACCACGAATATGACACGTTTCAGGGCAGCTCCTAAGTgtataaatgttacttttcgTTTAAGTctgaaaaaattattttaattattcaaaCGATTTATTGCATGCTATGGCGATAATAGACAtataaatgttgtaaatattGTTTCTGTTATGTCCTTCTTCCTATTTTAAttcaagcaaataaataaaaagttatttaaatcTATTTTCATTCGAGTGTATCTGTAGAATAGAAATTGTACAATCACAATAAATTCATATAGAATCTGCTTCGTTTTTCGTGAAGGAAGCTTGCATGTTGTAATTTCACTGACAGGGTTCTGCGCATGCGCTGTACATCAGCTGCGCTTTCCAGAGCAACAGGTAAATAATTGCTCACAATAGGGGAGACCGGGAAATATATCTAGTGGAACATTAAAATATAGATGaaaccttaatttaatttcttaggTTAAAAAAAGACATTCAGTGTCTCAAACTATTTCCTACTCACTGCTCCTAATGTGTGcgcactaacttggatgggttaaatgcagaggacataTTCCGAGTATGGATTCTTGGCCTTCACTTCAATTTCGTTAAAAAGATAACAAGTAAACCATATTATCATTATGCTtggtgtgtgtatgtatttCCCTTTGCATATGTTCTGTTAAATAACCCTGTTGTTCAATTAGTATATTCTTGCAAGAACTGAATAATTGTGATGAGGTTCACTTTTATAACGCATCATTTCTGAGATTTCTTACAgctgctgaaaaaaaatattgcactcTGACTGAAGTATGAGTGGGTTGGTGCTTACAATGCAACACTCATATTCAGTCATTTATTCAGCTGTAATTATGCTTTTGCAGAAAGGCTTTTATTGAAAGGCCAGTGTGATTCAAATGAATAAACATTcctaatcaaaaaaaaaaaaaacctgtaaaaTCTTTAGATAAATAAACCATAAAGATATTTCACAATGGatatgcaacattttatttttctagcaaggctgaacaagttttttttcataaaaaaatatggagATTCCAAAAGACAATATACATACAGGGAATAGATTTTACATACCGGTGTGTGTGAGAAATGTGACCATGATTACATACATTTCAATGATCAACTTTTTATGAAAAACTCCAAATGCAGTAAGTGGCCTCAAGATACCCTAGCACCAAAAATATGAGCCTTTTATACAAAGAGATATATGTATGGAATGACTAAGACATTGGAATGCATGATAACAATAGCACTCAATCTGGATAGACcctatatttacatattcaggTGATGTCTAATCACATTTCCTGATTACTGTTGCCAAAGTCCATTTAAATCCATGCACTTCTGTCTGAGCATGTAAGAGTTGTTAAAAACATTCATGCTGGCAACAAAGCAGCCTCATTGGAAGACTATCcaaataaagtgttacagatTTCTTAAGGAATTCCCCACGTAAGGGAATGTGCAGTTTTAAAGTAGAACGTTGGAAAATATTCTACTTTGGAAAAACAGTCACAACGTCATAACCCTCTGGAGGAGTGACGCGTTCACGTGCGTGTTTCTCGCAGTAAATCTTGTCCTCGACAAAAAAGTGTCCTTTCTGCTTAAGATTGATCCCGCAGTCTGTGCAAACGTAGCACTCTGGGTGGCGAAACTTATCTCGAACTTTGACAATCATTCCTCTTTAAAatcaaaaaagagagagagagaaaagttaGTCACAATATAGAAAAACATGTTTGGGAAAAATTCCTATTATTATGAGAGTCTGCTCAGTGCAGAACCAGTGGGTGGAGCTTGACTCCAGCTTCCCTTCTTTGGACATAATGGGTGGAGCATGAAGGTTTAGCCACACCCAACTATaccctatccctaaacctaattAGGTTAAGCTCCACCCATTAGCTCAATAGAGGTGGAGCTGGACAAGGTCAAGCTCCAACCATTATGTCCAGAGAGGGGGAGCCGAATGTCATTTGACTCTGCAGTGAGCACCACTTCATCATTATGGGGAAATCCAAAATCCAAAAGATGTTATAAAGAGATTCAGTTCCAAAAAGTTCCACTAGATGGCGACACTGGCTTAACACTACAATTGCACATGAAACTACAAAGTACATGCATCTGTTCTTGGATGCATTTCTGTAAAACTTCTCCTATAAAGATATACCAAAACAGAGAAACTTACATAATCCCTGAACCGCATTTGTCACAAAGAGAGAGCTTTTCAGGATTCCCAACTGAGGCTCCAATTTTTGTGGTGGGGGGCTTGACACTTCTGAAGCCAGAGGGTTTATCTGCATCACCTGACACAAAGAAACAAAGATGCTTAGGCTTTTTTATAGGCCAAATCATCTGATGCcatttataaaatatgtttCACAGCTGTGGCCACAGGCATGGAGTTAGAAACTGATGATTATGAATGACCAGAGCAGACACCCATTTTGTCAACAGAAGCTAAGGCCTGGTCACCTACATGTAATTCAGACACAATGTGGTAGGGTATACAAGGTGTGTATGATATTATACCAGTTTCCAGGATCTCCTGCAGAACTTTAAAAGAGGCAGATTGGCGAGGAGGCTCATTGGATTCTTGATTCTCCTGCAGCATTTTGTACACCTCAGAGTCTGCAGGTAATGCAGGCTTTGGCTGGCCAGGTTTACAGGGATCTGAGCTATAATACAGGAAGAAGGACACACATGACAGTCACAAGACAAACAATGTTATCTCAATAGTATTATGATATTCAACCCAATCCCAAATGGCTAGTTTCAGCCCTTGACAGCCATAAATTCAAATAGCTATACTAATACAGCACAGAACTAGAATGAATGTTGCAGTTATAATGGTGACTATGTACTAAAACTAGTCCAAAACACATGTGCTAAATTCttaaaactttatatttatgttgATTTCGTATGGCTTTAAAaacttttatacattttcaagaaaaaaaagtgtaaccattaagtaaaaagtaatatattttcCTTACACACTGTATACTTGTGAGTGTTCATGTGAGTGtttggggtaaaaaaaaaaattaaaagtgaagtaaagacatttataattttaaaaaagatttccatttcaaataaatgctgttcttttgaactttttattcatcaaagaatcctgaaaaaaatatcacagtttccacaaaaatattaagcagcacaagtgttttaaacatttttttaaagatttattttttggcatttttgcctttttttattgaaataggACAGGAAATGAattgggagagagagagagagaattagagagagagagagagggaagggATTGGGAAAGGTCCACGAGCCGGGACTTGAACTCTGGTCACCCGAAGAGCAACCGTGCTTGATGTGTTGATGCGCTGCCCACTAGGCTATCGGCGCCAACAACTGTTTTAGTCATTGATGATaataacaataagaaatgtttcttgaacatcaaatcagcatattaggatgatttctgaaggtgATTTCgtgtgacaccgaagactggagtcatggctgctgaaaattcagctttgccatcacaggaataaattacattttaaaatagaaaattattttaaattttaataatattataatcacAATGTTACTGTGATATTTTTTCAGCCTTGGTGAGGATAAAAGACTTATTTTCAAAACATAGAAactccaagtttttttttttctccctcaaATATCATAAATTATTCATTGATGAAAACCAAAAGGTTTTTGAGGAGTTGccccacatgacattttacaactAACCTTGCTGTACtaaattatttactatttttagAGACTTATTGGCCTTTTTACAGCCATGAAGGTCTGTAGATGCCCACTCTGTGATatcatttcctgttttattttttctgcatGTTGGTTGCACCATATGTCTTTGTGACAAGTATTTCAGTGAGGTGTGCATCATGCTTACATCCTGCTGGCTTCATTGGAGACAGAAGAAGTCTGGACATCATCCACTGCAGTGTTGAAACTCTTTATGTTCTCAGAGGAATACAGGCCAGCGGGGTTATTGTACAGGTTAGTGACCACCCTGGGACTGCCAGAATTGAATGGAATAGCACTCCTGTTATGAGCAGAGCCTATGTGTTTCACCTCCTACAGAAAAAGACACCAGGAATAAATCTCAAAAACACTGCAAACTAAAGAGAGAAGTGTAGTTATAAAAGTgtgattcacccaaaaatgaaaattctgtcatcatttacacaccctcaagtcattccaaaacatgttttaaatatgtttttagtacattaatggatcttgagagaggaaatgtcattgctggctatggaggcctcactgagccatcggatttcaacaaaaatatctaaatttgcgtttcaaaggtcttatgggtgtggaacggcatgagggtgagtaataaatgacattattttcatttttgggtgaactaaccctttaattagcATTTCTGTAAATATTAACCAATATTAACCAACTGGCTAATTTCCAACTGTAGTCCTTTGCCTAGATGTTAAAAGAAccataaaaacattcaaatttacataaaggtttggaacgacatgaggctgaataaatgatgacagaatttcatttttgggtgacctatccctttaagacacagAAACAAAGC contains these protein-coding regions:
- the neurog3 gene encoding neurogenin-3, with translation MTPRPTCASGRRNGTFKSNWSSALDLKCGSTDITKGQQIKYSREYELGNVDSATKECSSTFSEENARNKRMKKEMPVKSARRQRGNRRVKANDRERHRMHKLNSALDNLRSVLPTFPDDAKLTKIETLRFAHNYIWALSETLRIADHVRQISNHARDQENLTVPSACLDARYSASSTCASKWHSTNSSSNYQETQGYYTDLLLEEFNCNFQDNLTF
- the pdlim1 gene encoding PDZ and LIM domain protein 1; this translates as MPVRVVLQGPGPWGFRLVGGKDFEQPLTISRVTPGSKAAQADLCMGDMILAIDGESTDGMTHLEAQNKIKACMEEMVLSIDRSESKMWSPLVSEEGKTNPYKMNLANTETQEVKHIGSAHNRSAIPFNSGSPRVVTNLYNNPAGLYSSENIKSFNTAVDDVQTSSVSNEASRISDPCKPGQPKPALPADSEVYKMLQENQESNEPPRQSASFKVLQEILETGDADKPSGFRSVKPPTTKIGASVGNPEKLSLCDKCGSGIIGMIVKVRDKFRHPECYVCTDCGINLKQKGHFFVEDKIYCEKHARERVTPPEGYDVVTVFPK